From one Ahaetulla prasina isolate Xishuangbanna chromosome 18, ASM2864084v1, whole genome shotgun sequence genomic stretch:
- the LOC131187063 gene encoding arylacetamide deacetylase-like 4: protein MEMTLSQALWMLTLHFSASVVLLLLGWTLYYDFTRARIPPGITQGTKLRLINLIMNVFLELAVILEKVGICPQYVVWRLLINGIPPGRAPDLTIEEMLFEAVPVRVYWLGRAGAEPRRGLVWIHGGVGLFGSPRAYERLCCLIAREVATVVVCIRYPLAPEHPYPAQQLSCYAAVSHFLKNAGDYGVDPQRVVLAGDSSGAGIVAAISQQLVMRTDLPPLRGHVLLYPFLQALDFNLPSYQQNHSVPLLVKKQAASLGLLYLLGTDARVKEVMCNAHVPQELRAKYRKWISPELIPEEFKVSAHEPFVPGLFSEDLYQACKRAFEPTLSPLLAEDAIIRQFPETFLLTCEYDIFRDDGLLYKKRLEENGVSVNWHHLRDGFHGICLLTGLGPLEFPSTRKSMKSIIQFLERF from the exons ATggagatgactttgagccaagcgCTGTGGATGCTGACGCTTCACTTCAGTGCCTCAGTCGTACTTTTACTCCTCGGCTGGACCCTCTACTATGACTTCACCAGGGCACGAATCCCGCCAGGAATCACCCAGGGGACGAAACTGCGCCTCATCAATTTGATCATGAACGTTTTTCTCGAACTG GCTGTGATTCTGGAGAAAGTTGGCATCTGCCCCCAGTACGTGGTATGGAGGCTACTCATCAACGGGATCCCCCCGGGGAGAGCCCCTGACCTGACCATCGAGGAGATGCTTTTTGAGGCGGTCCCAGTGAGGGTCTATTGGCTTGGGAGAGCAGGTGCCGAGCCCAGGCGAGGACTGGTCTGGATTCACGGAGGAGTGGGCCTCTTTGGCAGCCCCC GAGCCTATGAACGGTTGTGCTGCCTCATTGCCCGGGAGGTTGCCACAGTGGTCGTGTGCATCCG GTACCCCTTGGCACCGGAGCACCCCTACCCGGCTCAGCAACTCAGCTGCTATGCTGCCGTGTCGCACTTTCTGAAGAATGCGGGGGACTACGGAGTGGACCCCCAGCGGGTTGTGCTGGCTGGCGACAGCAGCGGAGCTGGCATTGTTGCTGCCATTTCCCAGCAACTGGTAATGAGAACCGACCTTCCGCCTCTCCGGGGCCACGTGCTCCTCTACCCTTTTCTCCAAGCTCTGGATTTCAATCTGCCTTCCTATCAGCAGAACCACTCTGTCCCCTTATTAGTTAAAAAACAGGCTGCTTCTCTCGGCTTGCTCTATCTGTTGGGAACCGATGCCAGGGTCAAAGAAGTTATGTGCAATGCCCACGTTCCGCAGGAGCTCAGGGCAAAGTACCGGAAATGGATCAGCCCAGAACTCATCCCGGAGGAGTTCAAAGTCTCGGCTCACGAACCGTTTGTACCCGGTCTGTTTTCAGAAGATCTTTACCAAGCGTGCAAAAGAGCCTTTGAGCCCACACTTTCCCCGCTCCTGGCGGAAGATGCCATCATCCGGCAGTTTCCAGAGACCTTCCTCCTAACCTGCGAATACGACATTTTCCGAGACGACGGCCTGCTCTACAAGAAACGGCTGGAAGAGAACGGGGTGTCTGTCAACTGGCATCACCTGAGGGATGGATTCCACGGGATCTGCCTGCTGACCGGTTTGGGGCCCCTGGAGTTTCCTAGCACCAGGAAGAGCATGAAAAGCATAAtccagttcctagagaggttctag
- the LOC131187066 gene encoding arylacetamide deacetylase-like 3 codes for MVSYGKRLACLLVAGAVYPAVFLLSVLIQYIGTVFPPGIDQPLKARIFQTIFITVLIMGIVLEELGLCRLLDVLRLSTNGVPPCRDPSLVIQNRKFDGVPVRIYSSKTVPTTKRKAVLYFHGGAGVLGSIDAYERTLRHMAKEGDVTVVAVGYGLGPENPYPNQYTECLKAAIYLMEHAEGYGVDSSRIIISGDSCGANFATRICQLLVDRRDLPKIHAQALIYPGLQAMDLSLPSYQQNCRSPLLWRKLVAYFCCRYLNKSTSFINDFLKSSHVPKATQLKYQKWVNANNIPERFKVRGYTEQDHSFSNFNPQLYEEMKEILSETFSPLLAEDAVVCQLPQTFLLTCEFDVLRDDGLLYMKRLMDNGVPVTWSHVENGMHGIMPLFGYGILSFPSAKRVVHDVTDFIRRL; via the exons ATGGTATCCTACGGGAAGCGCCTGGCCTGCCTTCTTGTTGCAGGTGCTGTCTACCCAGCCGTCTTTCTGCTCTCGGTCCTTATCCAGTACATAGGAACCGTGTTTCCTCCTGGGATCGATCAACCCCTGAAGGCCCGCATCTTCCAGACGATCTTCATCACAGTGTTAATTATG GGAATTGTTTTAGAGGAGCTCGGTTTGTGCCGCCTCCTTGATGTCTTACGGCTTTCGACTAATGGAGTACCTCCATGTAGGGATCCATCCCTTGTCATTCAGAATCGGAAATTTGATGGGGTGCCAGTGAGGATCTACTCATCCAAAACGGTGCCAACTACAAAAAGAAAAGCTGTGCTTTACTTCCATGGAGGAGCGGGCGTTCTTGGAAGCATTG ATGCCTATGAAAGAACCCTGCGCCACATGGCCAAAGAGGGGGATGTGACGGTGGTAGCGGTTGG GTATGGACTTGGGCCAGAGAATCCTTATCCAAACCAGTATACTGAATGTCTGAAGGCTGCCATCTACCTCATGGAACACGCAGAAGGTTATGGCGTAGACAGTTCCCGTATCATCATTTCTGGAGACAGTTGTGGAGCTAATTTTGCCACACGCATTTGCCAGTTACTGGTAGACCGCAGAGACCTTCCCAAGATCCATGCTCAAGCACTGATCTACCCAGGACTTCAGGCCATGGATTTGTCTTTGCCATCCTATCAGCAGAACTGCAGAAGTCCTCTCTTGTGGAGAAAACTGGTCGCCTACTTTTGCTGCCGTTACCTTAACAAGTCAACTTCCTTTATAAATGACTTTCTGAAGAGCAGCCATGTCCCCAAGGCCACCCAACTAAAGTACCAGAAGTGGGTGAATGCCAACAACATCCCCGAACGGTTCAAAGTCAGGGGCTACACAGAACAAGACCACTCTTTCTCCAATTTTAACCCTCAGCTGTACGAAGAAATGAAAGAGATACTCTCagagactttttcccctttgctggcCGAAGATGCAGTCGTCTGCCAGCTCCCTCAGACCTTCCTTTTGACCTGCGAGTTTGATGTCCTTCGAGACGACGGGCTGCTGTACATGAAGCGGCTGATGGACAATGGTGTCCCAGTAACCTGGAGCCATGTGGAGAATGGCATGCATGGAATAATGCCCCTTTTTGGCTATGGCATCCTGTCTTTTCCTTCAGCGAAAAGGGTCGTCCATGATGTCACCGATTTTATCAGACGCTTGTGA
- the LOC131187064 gene encoding arylacetamide deacetylase-like 4 yields the protein MGFPQALLALVGAAGLAALILLVLGSIYFEATNSELPAGLEQPARLRVIHACRIGAAVLGRILENLHLCSQIQFVRFVRNAWTRRRESALRIQDAAFEGIPVRLYLPEAPSADSPRKGIVYFHGGGWLFGSLGSQEHLCCYLARESDSVVVSVGYRLAPEHRHPAQLNDCLAASTHFLKVAEDYGVDSSQVILAGNEAGGNLAARICQILARRSGPTQVRAQILLCPVLQAVDFNLPSYQQNRAVPLLFRERAAFYLLQRSTGDASRLGDILEGSHVPMKLRAQYRKWLSVDHLQKEFKARGYKPTSCLAPKEDAYEALQSLISPECSPLLAEESVLSLLPETFILTCEYDVLRDDGLLYKKRLEDQRVPVTWCHLANGFHGIIDFFERGWLGFPSGKKGVDDIVSFIKGL from the exons ATGGGTTTCCCGCAGGCGCTGCTGGCGCTGGTGGGCGCGGCGGGACTGGCCGCCCTGATCCTGCTGGTACTGGGCAGCATCTACTTCGAGGCCACCAACTCGGAGCTGCCGGCCGGGCTAGAGCAGCCGGCCAGGCTCCGCGTCATCCACGCCTGCCGCATCGGGGCCGCCGTCctg GGACGCATCTTGGAGAACCTGCACCTCTGCAGTCAAATCCAGTTCGTCCGGTTTGTGCGCAACGCCTGGACGAGGAGGAGGGAGTCGGCCCTCCGCATCCAGGATGCCGCCTTCGAGGGCATCCCTGTCCGGCTCTACCTGCCCGAAGCGCCCTCCGCTGACAGCCCCAGGAAGGGCATCGTGTACTTCCACGGAGGGGGCTGGCTATTCGGCAGCCTGG gGAGCCAGGAGCACCTCTGCTGCTACTTGGCCAGAGAAAGCGATTCGGTGGTTGTATCTGTGGG GTACCGCTTGGCTCCTGAGCACAGGCACCCCGCCCAGCTCAACGACTGCCTTGCTGCTTCCACCCACTTTCTGAAGGTCGCGGAGGACTATGGGGTGGACAGCAGCCAGGTCATCCTTGCTGGAAATGAGGCGGGCGGGAATCTCGCCGCCAGGATCTGCCAAATCTTAGCAAGGAGATCGGGCCCCACCCAAGTGCGCGCTCAGATCCTTCTCTGCCCCGTTCTCCAAGCGGTAGACTTCAACCTGCCTTCCTACCAGCAGAACCGGGCCGTGCCGCTTCTGTTCCGAGAACGGGCTGCTTTCTACCTGCTGCAGCGCTCGACGGGAGATGCTTCACGCCTGGGGGACATCTTGGAAGGGTCGCACGTCCCGATGAAGCTAAGAGCGCAGTACAGGAAGTGGCTGAGCGTGGACCACCTCCAGAAAGAATTTAAGGCCAGGGGCTATAAGCCCACCTCCTGCCTTGCTCCCAAAGAGGATGCCTACGAGGCCCTTCAGAGCCTGATTTCGCCTGAATGCTCACCGCTTCTGGCGGAAGAGTCCGTCCTCTCGCTGCTTCCCGAGACTTTCATTCTGACCTGTGAATACGACGTCCTGAGAGATGATGGCCTGCTCTACAAGAAGCGCCTGGAAGACCAGCGGGTCCCGGTGACCTGGTGCCATCTTGCGAACGGATTCCACGGAATTATAGACTTTTTTGAGAGAGGCTGGCTCGGTTTCCCATCCGGGAAAAAGGGGGTGGATGATATTGTCAGCTTCATCAAAGGCTTATGA